From the Odocoileus virginianus isolate 20LAN1187 ecotype Illinois unplaced genomic scaffold, Ovbor_1.2 Unplaced_Contig_3, whole genome shotgun sequence genome, the window ACAGTCTCGTCTCCACGGCCCGGGGGGCAACGGAGACGCCTCTGGGCATGGACCCCCGAGTGGACCCCCAATCTGGCCGCTCTCCCCACCCCGTCCACCCTTCCCTTCCCGGGGCCTGGCCCCAGCCACCTCTCCTGAGCCCCCGCCCCGGGCCTGAGCCCCCAGCAGACATGGGGGGCAGCTGCCCACAGGCCCGGGGGTGCCCCCGGGGCGGGGCCCCGCTGCCCCCATGGAAGGTGGCCAGCCTCCTGCATCCGTTACGGCCCCGGGCCCGGCTCTGCCCACCACACGGCAGTGATGGACAGTTTGTGAAACACCCCGAGTTTGCGGTTGACCAGAATTCTGAAATAATTCCATTGAGACCGGAATTCATGCAATGTTCTGTATCCTGACGTGGTAAAGAGGGCAGCccgcgggggtggggtgggggcagggcatgCGAAGGCTAGGGATGTGAGGCAGCCTCCAGGCCCTCGGGGGGGCTCCCACTGCCCCCCCAGCCCGCGCCCACAGGCTCCGGAAGGCCCATCTGACAGGAGCGGAACCCTGATAAGCGCCACCTGACCAGGAGGCCCGGGGCAGAGACCAAGGCACAAGTCGTCAAcaacctcccccgcccccaccgcggagcaggggcaggtgggggggggggggcgcaggcAAGGAGAGCTAGACGGGGCCACGGCCAGAGAGGGCAGGCCCTGGCTCCCCGACCCGCAGCACCGGGCCCCGGGCCCCCAAGCGCAAAGACGCTGAGATGCGAGGCCAGGGAGCATGGTGGGGGCTGGCTCCAGAGACCCCCTCGGCCTGGAAGCTTCCCGTGGCCAGCTGAGGGCCGCCTGAGCCTCCGAGGCAGCACTGGGCCGCAGGTGGCCGGGCCCCTCCAGGCCCAGGGGGTCCTCGGCTGAAGGCCCACTGGTAGGCTTGGTCTGCTGCCAGAGTAACCGGGTTTCCATCTTGAAATCTGAGTCCACTCCTGAGCTGTATTCCCAGCTTTGTTCTGGAAGCTCTGAgctccagcccccagcctcaATCTTTTAGGGACCGTCTCCTGACTTTTGAAGGTGGAAAATGAATTCAGCTTTCCATAATGATAACATTCTGCAAGAGAAGACAAGATGATCCACCAGAGCCCAGGCCACACGCGGCCGATCAGGGCTGGGAGGATGCGAGACCAGCTGGGGCAGCGTCTTCAGAGCAGCCCTGGGCACCCACGGAAGGTGGAGCCCACCCCAGGCCACGGGAGGTGGGTGTGGAAGGGTGGGCAGAGACAGATCGCTGCGGAGCCATGAGACTGCGGGCCCTGTCGCGTGGGCAGAGAGCTCCTGGCAGGAAGTGCACGTGCCGGCACGCGCTTTCCTCTGGGAGGGCTACTGGCAAGGCGGGAGCGTCCACCTTTCCCTTCCACCCGCCTCGGGTGCTTCAGTGTTTACCTTGAGCAGGCGTTATTATTACTTTCACAATTTCTAAGACACAGGAAGCgttttttaatgactgaacacAAATCAATGCAGTTGACCGTGTCATAACATCATAGCTCGAACCTACAGGAAGCCCGGCGAATCACACCTGTCTCCATTTAGGAAAGAGGGGGACAGCCTTCCCAGGGCAggctgctgggggctgggctTTAGAGAATGAATAGGAGTTTCTCCAGGCGGACTAGGAGGGACCCGTCTTCGCGGACCAAGGAAATCAGTGGCTGTCGTGGTCACTGGATAAGGTTTCATGGAGTTTATGGAGGGCTGGACCTCCGCTGGACCTTGGAGGAAAGAGTTTCAGTGAGAGAGGCGTTAGGGGCTGGGCCTGGGACCAGCAAGGACCGGACCGAGGAATGAGCCTGTCGCATGTCAGGGAAGCcagctgaggcccagggaggtcaTCTCCCAGCAGCTGTCCCATCGCCGAGCCACAGCCTCCAGGAGACTGCAGGGAAGATCCAGAGCGGGTACCACAGCCTTGGGGACGTCCCCAGGTCCCCTCAGGACCTGGCCCAGAGCTGCCACGCAGAGTCCAGGGGGCTGCCTTGGGCACTCTGCCCACGGGGCGCCCGCGGGCTCACAGCGGAGCCTGGGCCAAAGGCGCTGGTTGTTGCAGAGGCCTGAGCAATGCTCCTGCTGGGAGCCGGTCACAGCGCCCAGATCCCGCTGGGAACCGCACTCACCACGCGGGACCCTGAGCCGACCCTCCCTAACCTCCAGTTTCCCACCAGGCAGCGGAGAAGACCCCGGGGTGTGAGGCTCCGGGTCCCCACACAGGCCCTGCCTGGAGCAGACTGCCGGCGTGGACCGGCTCCTGTCTAAGAGCTCCTCCACCGCCAGCTCGCTCGGTGTGCAGAGAGCCGTGGACGGCGGCTCCCGGGCGCCCCGAGGTGACAGGGAGGCCCGCGAAGTGTGGGAGGGGGCCGGGCGGGCAGCACCTCACCTGCCGGGCGGGCATCACGCTGCTTCGCCCTTGTGTGGAACCGCCATCCCCCCAACAGAGCTCCTCCGACGGCACCGCCGGCCGCGACCAGCACGCAGGACGCCTCTGCGCGGGAGACAGCGAGCGCATTTCCCGGGCAGGGGCTCCCTCTGGCGGTGACGGGGGGTGGGTCGCAGTCCCCACCAGCCTCGCGGGTCTCTGGGGCACACCTGGACCTCGCTCACCGCCCAGGGCTCGGGGCCCAGCCGCCCGACTTTGCGGGAAATCAGGCCCCGACGGCAGAGCAGTCGCTTCGTCCAGAGCCCCGGAACCCGTCCACGGGAGAATGACAAGAAGCCGACGGGAGGCCAGAGGCTGGCCTGGGGGGAGTGTGAAGTGGGAtgccagcatttattgagcacctgctgtgttcTCTACAAGTATGGTCTCCCATGACCCctattaaagaagaaattactCCAGAGGCCCCGACACCGGGGGGTCTTGCAATGGCGGAAGAGATGGGGCACTCAGCACAGCCAGGAGAAGGGAATTGACAGGCAAGGGGCGGGTGCGGGCGGTGGGTGGCAATGACTAAGAGGAAGCACCGCCCGGCGGGGTTCTGGTCAAACCAACCTCCCCAGAGCCTCGCTGAAGGCAGGCCAGGTGAGCGGACGCCAGCAGCGGGGTGGCGAGCGGCGAGGAGCTCATCTGATACACGGGGTGGGGGCTTCCAGCTAAACAGACCTGGCAGGATTcctgacaaacctggacagtgcAGAGAGGAACACGGGAGCCCGAAGGTCAAGGCCCCAGGGAAAAGAGGGCTCTGAGGAGCAGGGTCACACTCTGGCCGAGGAGAGGGGCCCCTCGTCGGGTGTCGCCCCCACAGCACTCCTGGGCGCCCCCTCGTGTGTGTGGGATCCCAGGCTCCGGCACCGGGCGCCCAGGGAAGTCTGGCACCTGACGCGAGGGGCTCAGTTCCCCGGAAAACAGCACCTGAGTCACAGGGCGTCTGACCAGCCGTCAAATGTTCCTATTACAACAGACCCCACCCAGGGCTTACTGCGGGCCAGGGCCCGCCCCAGCGGCTCCTCCGAGCCTCACGCCGACAGGGACTCTGCGTTAGCGGGGAGCGTTATTACCCCATTTCCCAGGCGGAGATGTGAAGGCGCAGGGCAGCAGAGCGGAGGCAGAGCCAGCAACGCAGCCCAGCATCCCGCCTGGAGCTCGCCGCCCTCTGGCCCCCTCCCTGGTGACAACCTGCATCCCCACCAGCGGAGGGCCGGTGTCACTTGCCTCAGTAACGAGCACCTGGAAAGGGATGCTATGCCACTGAGTGTTAGCCTCATGTGCCCCCGGGTCTGTCCCCAGAGCCCCCCACCCAAATCAGGGTTTCTCTCAAGTCACCCCCGACTCTCCTTCCCAGCAGTGGGCACGGCTGCTCTCTGGGGACCACCCCAATACTCGAGAGCAGCCCAGAGCTTTGCAGGGGCCTCTGTCTCGGGCCAGGTCAGGTCAGGGGCGGCTCCCAGCATTGGGCAGGCGGCAGCTCATAGCGGCCATTCTGCAAGTCCCTGCCACCAGCCTGGCCCCCGACCTGCCTGATGGACACGTGGCCCCAGAAGGGCCGCTTCTCCTTCCTGGGATCCTGTTCCCATGGAAGTGAGTGACACCCCCTCCCCAGGTCTGCTGTAGGGATTGAGCAGGTACACACTGCACCAAGCGAGGGCAGGGGGCACCCCAGAGGGGGCACACGTGGCCTCCTGGCGGAGCCTGCGAGCCCTCCTGTGGGGACCGATGGGCTTGTGGTGGCCGGCACTGCGGGATGGGGGCGTCCCGAGGCAGAGGACACACGGCGAGGTTCTCTGGGTCAGGACATCCTGACGCATGCCATACACATGGCATCGAGAATCGACCCTGAACTTGACCCAAGAGACACTAACAAGAAACAGAGTGACCTCTAAGGCCGAGCGGACACACGCGCTGGGACGGGCCCGAGTCGAGCTCTGCTGGGACCTGCAACTCACAAGCCTGATGCCCTTCCCAGAGACACACAGAAGTCAGTCACAGCCACCTTTCCAGACTCCTGCTTACACACTTCATCTCCGAACACGGGTATGATGGGGTCTGTTGTCTGGGTCAGGAAATGGGTAGGAAACTCCCGGGTGACTTGCAGAACCCAGACGGAACCCCAGAAGGCTGATGGTCCCTCTTCCAACCACCCAGCTGCCGCCCACAGTCCGGGAAGCAAACAAAGGCCCGCGCCCCCCTCCCCGGCAGAGGCTGGGCCAACAGCCACCCCAGGGTGTCAGGGCTAAGGACCCTCAGACGTCAGCTTGTGCAGGAAGACGTCAAGCCCAGAGGGAAGGGACTTGCCCACGGATGGGGGGTGACCCAGAGGGAAGACTTGGTTCAGAGCACTCAGTGCTACCTGCAAGgatttattttctagtttctcaTCTTCTGAAAGTCACAAAGGGTCGTGTCTACTTCTTTAGGCACCAGTCCCCAGTGCCTAAAACCCTGCCTGACACACAGTGACGACAGCTGTGAAATGAATCGACAGGGTCTCCGCTGGCTCCCTGCACGCAGCTGCGGGGAGGCACGGCCCAGCACTCAGGGATCTCCCGTGAAACCCCCTTCAGCCCTCAAGGCCCTGCGGTTCGAGACCCTCCCCTCCACTGGCCCCTCCTCTCCTGATCTCCCTCCCCGggacctccttcctcccctcgaGCATTGAAAGGGGCTCCTGTCTTTCTCAACTTAAGATGGATCTTCCTGATTCCACCTCCTGAATGAAAGGCAACGAGGGGGCTGGAGTCGGGCACCTGCAGACCCTCCGGAGGGGGGACCGCTCCCCTCACCATGCCCCATCCGCCGGCTCTCCCCACAGCCCACCCGGGCTCTCTGTTCACACGTTTCCCTGCACTTGGCTCTGGTCTGTTGCAGCGACCATGGGACCAGTGACCGCAGGGAGGCTGCGAACGTGAAGGGCCAGGTCGGGGGCACCACGGGGGCTCCGCCACGGGAGGGAAGGCCACCCTTAGCGCCGGCTCAGGCCTGGGCCGGTCTGCAGGCTCCGTCTGCCCTCCGAGCTGCCTCCCTGGCCACCCAGGCAGGTGACCGGTGGGTGCCCAGGTTCAGGCCCCACCGTCCCGGCAGCAGCCGGTGCAGGGCGGCCGCGGGGGCCTTTCCTGCCCAGGCCGCGGCCCCAACCGCTGGCAGCGCTTCCGGCGGGCCTGCGGCGGGCTGCACTATCAGCTCGGCGCCAGACGCCCGGCCAGGATACTTGTGGTGAAACTGTGAGGGCGCACTCGGCCCTGTGGGGCTTCTCCGTGTCAGCCTCCAAGACAAATGGAGGGGGAGGCTGACGCCCGGCCGCTTCTTCGGCCCCCTTTTCCTCCGCTGGCCCCCCGCGGCCATGGGCCAGCTCGAGACCCGGCCATGGAGGAGCCGGGCTGGCCCACGGGGGCTGGACAGTGGCGTCGGATGATGGGCAGACAGCAGGCCGGCCTGGGGGCCTGGACCGCCCATGGCCCAGGGGCACCCACCCGCCACCAGAggcccagggaggaggctggTCCGCGACCAGCGGACGTGTCCTCGTCTAAGGCACCCTGGACCGGCGCAGTCCACCCTCGCCCCTGGCTTAGCAGGGGGCGCCAGGCCCCACCGGCCACGGGGGAAGCCAGGGCCAGGGAGGCGCAGGGCGGCCCGCGGCCCGGAGCTGAGGAAGCGCGGAGCTGGGGCGGCCAGCGCCCCGGCCTCAGCCGGGACACGCTCGGGTGATGGACGAGCCCGGCCGCTGGCCGCCCTGGCACACCTCTGGTCCAGGCCAGGCGGCCTCTCCCGGCGAGCGCCCCTAGGTGGCGCCCTCGCCTCCAGGCCGGGTGCGGCCTTGCGCATGCGCgagccacccccccaccccaccccccggctGCGCTCCCCGGCGGGCCCTCTGCGCCTGCGCACTAGGCCCCGGACGGGGCTCTCGGCGCGGCCCGCCGGCCCGGCAGAGGGCGCCCTCCGGCGCGAGCCCTCGGCCTCGGCCCCGGCCCCGAggttcttcctcttcctgctccGCAGTGAGGGATTTTCCCGAACTCAGCTAGGGGGAGGCGGGAGAAGCCGCCCGACGGCCGGCCGAGACCGATCTCCGTCCGAGGCGGGTCGGGGTCGCGACAGCCCGCTCGGCGGCGGCCGGCTCCGTTGTCCCGCTCGCGGCGGACGGTGAGGGAGAAGGGCTCAGGGAAGACGCTCCCGGAGGAGGGGCAGGACCTCACTGGGCGGGCGTGAGGCTCCCGCGCGGCCTTGTCCCGCAGCACCGTCCCGGCCTGGGCCCGCGTCTGGTGCCTGGGAGACAGCGGGCGCTCAGGTCTTCTCACAGCTCGCTCTCAGCCAGTCAAAGCTGAGCGTGTCTTCCCTCACTGCCTGCCCTTCCCTGACCTTGGGTGAGGCCCGTCCCGTCTGGGCTCCTCCTGCGCAGCCGCCTGTACCCCGCTCCCTGGATTCCCTGCTGGCCCGGGGCCTCTGCCGTCTTAGGGGAGCTTCCCCCACGGCCATGCCGCCCGGGCTCTCCCGTGTACCCTCCGAGGGCCTGGCAGTTAGTGACTGTCCGTCACTCACCGCTCTCCACACGGCCTCCGCTCCACCGTCGCCTTAGCACCCCGGTAATCCACCCCGCTCCACACGGCTCTGGGGCCTCACCCAGGACAGGCTGCCTTACCTTTGTGGCATCAGGGTTCCCAGATGTAAAATGTAACCTATACTTGCCACACAAACTTGCTCCCAGGAGCAAatccgtcttttttttttttttgcaaatccaTTGTTTAGTGGATAAAAAGCACTTGAAAGTACTATCCccttggtgggaggggggaccgggatggggaatacatgtaaatccatggctaattcatgtcaatgtatgacaaaaaaacttgtaattagcctccagctaataaaaataaatgaaaaaaaaaaaaaaagtactatccCCAAAGTTAAGAAATAAGTTATGAGAGATTTTCAGTGCAACAACACCCAAGTTCACAGTCCCAGCTTTATTGCCACTTGGCCACACGcgctttaaaaaaacacacacgcTTGTAAAATACGCACACATCAGGAATTAGGAGGCCATGAAACAAGGGGCTTACAGGTGCCCCAAAATATCCTAGGATTCAGAATAAAACCAACTGAAAAACTTCTTGGttcaaaacacaaagataatttgtttttcatgacacttgttttaaaggaatattttagGGACAAAAACAAAGCTTCTTGTGTTGTCTGAGGCAGGGCCTGACTTCTGTCTTCCTCGAGAGCATTTTGCAAAATCCAGAAGCTGGCCTGAGCAGGCCTTGCCGTTCACTCCCAAGCCTGCCCTCGGCAGAGCTACAGGGCATCCAGGATGTGGTCGATCTTGCTGACCAGCTCCTGCCGCTTTCCCGAGATGAGTTTCTCGTTCTCAATGTACGTGTCTTTCTTGAGTTTGCCAGCCACCAGCCGCTCGGCCTCCACCGCCGACTTCAGGACCAGCTCCTTGACCTGAGCGTCCAGCTTCTGCATTTCGCTCACCTGGAGGGGCAAGAGCAGGGAAGGGTCGAGAGCGTCCCTGCACCACCTTCCAAGGATCCCCATGAGCCCTTGCCTTCAGTCTCCGGCCCCGGGGAGCCAGGCCTTTCAGCACCCCTGGGCCCAGCCGTGGAGACCGTGAGCATCAAATGTGATAACAAAGGAGTCCCTGGCACGGTGCTGGGCACACGCAGCACCTCTTCCCTCCCGCTTCCAGGCGGGGCCAGGGACTCTGTCAGGCAAAGGACCGACAGCAGGGGCAGGCAACATGCGTGACCACCGACTGGGTGTCAGGCTGAGGCCTTTACAGCCACGGTCACTCGACACTTGGCGAGCATCTATGAGCCACGGTGCCAGGCAGGAGTCTACTTGCTGGAAAAcagcagaggagacagacagGCATCCCGCCCGCGGGGAGCCGACAGCACACACTTGAGGACGTGAGTAAGCGGGTCAGAAAGGGCAGGTGCGCTGGAGCGAACAGCTCAGGGTGACAGGAGGGGGCAGGCGGTCAGGGCCTCAGCCCTACCCCCGGGCTTCCCACACGCACACACTGACTGGCTTGACACCCATGACGGCTGCGAGCTCCGCGAGGACACagaagctcccccacccccaatccagAGATGCGGACACTGAGGCACACGGTAGGTAGCTGGCCAGGTTCACAAAGTGTGAATCAGAGCCTGGATCCAAGCCGCCATTCTAAGTCCGGGCTCCTCCCCAGAGCCCGAGCAGCTGGAGGGGCAGCTCTCCACAGCCGCCACGTGGGCAGTGCTGCGCAGGCCCCGAGACCCCAGCTCTCACAGCCCCAGGGGGCACACGGCACGAACACACGATGGGCGTGCTTCCCCACAGGCCGGCGGCGAGCCAGGCTGTCCTACACCGCCGGCTACGGGGACCGAGGCAGGAACGAGCCGGGTGCTCGGCGGCGGCAGGCACTCACTTTGTCGCACAGGTCGGAGCCCTCGGTCTTCAGCCGGGACTGCAGCAGCGCCACCTCGCTGGTCAAGGCTTTGTGCTCCGTCTCCAGGCTCTTCTTGCCGCTGTTGAGGGTGGACACGTCTCGGGACTGCTTGTACCTGTTGACCGTCTCGTCAAAGTGACGATAGAGGCCCAGTCTCCTGTTGACCAGGGTCAAGACCTGCTCCGTGATGCAGGCCACCTTCATCCTGGCCTCCGCAGCCGGGTCCTGGGGACAGACGGAGTGACGGCCTCTGGGCCCGAGCCCGCGCTGACCCCACCTCCCGGGAGCACCCCCCCGCCATGCAGCCAGAGACGCACAGTCGCCGGCGCCAACGCCGGACAGCTCAGCAGTGGACAGTCACAGCCAGGCCCGGCAGGGGAGACAGACAGGGTGAAAGGCAAGCTAACGCCAGGGGCCCGCGAACGGGCAGGGAGGTGCTGAAGGAGTGGGAGCCCGGCTCGGCCGGTGGCCTCCCGCTCAGCACCTCCAAGTGTTTCCAGGGCCTAAGGACGAAGCCCGAGCTCCTCGGCCACCACAGCCCTTTAGACGTGGCCCCGCACACTCCCCAGAACCTCTCACCACGGGCCTTCTGCAGAGAGCAGTGGACAGTGATCCAACAAAACAACACTGAattcaaccaaccaaccaacaaggGAAGCTTTCCCTTACAGTGGACAGCCAACTGCTAAGGTAAAAGGCCCCGAAGTTTTTCAGTGACCACAACTGGTAACAGATTCAGACGAGAACCAATAATGAATACTGTTAACTAATGATGAGCGTATACAGTATTTATATAGCCTCAAACAGACTGTGTATTaattgcaaagagaaaaacagtaactTTTTGGTGAAGAAACCAGGCAGGCACCAAGTCATTCAAGAAGTCAACACCATAAACCCTGGACCAGCTGACACCAGGTGCCTCCTGACATCAGGCACCACAGACACGGCACCAGTTTATCACGCTCTCACCAAAAATGCCTAATAGGAATTCTCAGGGAGAACCGTGAGAAAACTAAATTACAAATGCTGCCAATTAAAGGAGATCAAGGAaatatgacaactaaatgcagCACACCATCCTCAATAGAAGTCTCAGGTATGAAAAACCCCCGCTCTGGAAGCTGCCCTTCGGGCAGTCGGCGCAGGGCTGCGCGCTGGTCTTCATCACGGGACACGATGTTCCAAGGGCAATCCGTGTGCTCAGCCACTGGAGGCGGCGCCCGCGGGCTGCACACACCTGAGCACGCACGGAAGGTCGGCACCGACGGTTCAGGGAGAAAATGACAGGCAGGGGCCAAGTGTTAACTGCTCCGTCCGCATGCAGAGGGCACACGACTTATTTTTACTGTTCTTGCAAAATGTCTACatgtagaattattttaaaactcgGCATTTTTTACATTAACGAAGAATAAGCAGTTTTTACACCTTAGGAAATGGGCATATGTCATCATAAAGCCTGGACTCAGCCCTTCCATGTGACAGGGCTAACTGGCCGCTGTCTGGCGTACCCCCAACCTGAGCAGCCTGGGGGTTCACAGAACCAGCGGAACCAAGGTCCTTGTTCagaaccccaggccccctgaagGCCCCCCTGCCATCTGCACGCTGCCCCCTCTGCCAGACGGCCTCCCATCCCCTGCCCGGTCGGGTGCCTCACTCCAGAGCACGTGCTCTGCCCACCCCCTCTCCGCGGCACCCGCCGCCCGGCGGCACACTGCCCCCGCAGCATCATATGCCCGCGAGACAGCAACAGGAGGCAGGGCTCCAAGGTTCAGGATCAGCCGGGGCCACGGGCGGGGGTGCGGGTGGAGGGCTGCTCCAGACGGACACAGGGCAAGCGCGGCATGCAGGCGGCCGGGCGGTACCTTGGTGATGGAGAAGTCCAGCCTGACGTAGATGATGACGGTGAAGAAGAGGATGTAGAAGGCGGCCACCACCAGCAGCGGCTCCTGCAGCATGAGCACCTTGTTGAAGGTGTAGTGCACCTGCGGACCAGGAACGCTGCTGGCTGAGTCCGCCCGGACTCAgagccctgggggcagggggccccCAGGCCACCCGCACCCGCTGGCCCTCTGCCCAACCCCGCGGCGCGCTCGGGGAGCAGGCGTGCGTGCCTACCACGATGTCCTGGATGTGCTGCTCCACCAGGTTCTTCTTGTGGGCCACGATGACGGGGCGGCCGAACGTGTCCAGGTAGGTGTGGTGCAGCTCGTCAGGGCCGCGGCTGACCTCGTAGGGACTGTCCACCTGGATGTTCCTGCAGGAGGCGGTGAGGCAGCCTAACAGACCGCACTCCCCAGCTGGCTCCCAGCAAGGAGCCCAGTCCTACTCCACTCCGCTCCCCGCCCGGCACGGGTTCCACCTGGCCCTGAGACCATCGGCCCACCGCCAAAAGGCCTGCGTGTGAGTACGTTGTGTCCCCCGTGCCAAGGGCAGGTGGCCCTCTGAGGGCCCACTGGTTTCCACCACCTGGACCCGTGGAGGTGCTGGGCTCTGTCCACCCCATCCTGAGCTGAGGCCGTCTTCTGAGAGATCCCTCACCCTTCCAGAGTCCTTGCTTTCTGCTCAAACCGGCCAAagacagctcctctgtccatcaccatggAACCTGATACACCATCTCAGACCTTGCCCTTCTGAACCTGGTGTGACCAGCCCAGACTGTCCTTCCCCCTGCGAGGAGCAGAGCACAGGCCACCTGCCTGCCTCAACTCTGCGTTCTTTCCTGCTGGGGGCACCCGCCGGCCTCGGGCCACCGCCCAGGCCTGCTGTGGATGCCCCAGGTTAAACCACCAGGAGCCCCTCCTCTGCGCCCTGCAACCCCGCGACCCCGAGGCACCGAGAGGGCGGGGCCAGGAGGAACAGGGAGGGAGGGCACACTCACTTCGCCCCTTCCGGCAGGATGATCTTCACGGTCAGAGAGTCTATGACCTGCTCATCAAACACGTGGTCCACCAGCCTCATCTTCAACGCGTATTGGTCTCCTGAGGGTCGAGCAGACGCAGCCGTGAGTGGTTCGTGTGCGCCTTTCCAGCAAGCACTAGAGCCCAGGCCCTGAGCACCATATGAGACCCCGGCCACCACCAAGTGCCCGCCGCCAATGAAAGAACACGTCCGCCCACTCTCGCTGGAGAGCCCTGCGTCTGACCGGGCTCCAGAGACGGCTGTCTCTGGAGACACGGAAGCCACCCGCAAGACGGGGTTCCTGACGCCAGCCTTCCTGAGAATGAGAACACGCTCTGCCGATCCGATCATCACACACGACAACCCCACAGGTAAGAAAAGACAGCCTTTGCCTTTTCCACCCTCTAATTAACTGAAGACTGACCCAGGTTATACAGGTACTCGTAGCTTGGGAGGTTGTAGCCGACGATGTAATGGGTCTTCCACCCGCCAAAGAGCGGGAAGCGAGGCCGGATCTCCATCTCCACGGAGTCATCCAGGATGAGCAGGTGGCTGGTGGACACGTTGCCAATCTCGTCGCGGTAGTACACGTCCTGGGCCGCGGCGGGAAGGATGGTCTGCAGAGAGTGAGCACACGTTTTTGAAGACTCCAGAAAGAGACCCAGAGAAATACCACCGAGCCCAGGACAGATGTCCTGCCCCAAGCTCCTCACCACAGCATTCCGTAATGAAACCGTCTCCATGTAAACCAGCTCAGGGAAGCCTAACTTCCCCCAACAGGCTTCAGAGTTCTAGATACCTCATCTGCTTCTCGGTCAAGGCTGGCCAATAGCCAGGTTCTCATAACTACCATTGCAGATGCTGAAGAATTAGTACAAAGCTAAAATAACCTGTAAGCTGTTTTGCAAGAAGGGAAACTGAAGACGGAAGAAACCATATCAAATCACCAGACGGTTCACGGTTTATTTACAAAAGGGTTTCTCCAGCTAgtattttttactaatttttaaaaatttttacttaattttaaattacttactTCCAAATCTGTAAGCCTATTTTGATAATCGAGGGGAAATATAATGCCTTTGTTTGCTCACTGAGCCCTTCTGTATTATGCAGGTACAAGAACATGCTTGTAAGGTTTCATTTATAAGACAAAAGAAGATACAAAACTGTATATGCAATAcgattaaatactttttaaaaaccatattctaagaaaaaagaaatatatgtcgGCAATACCAGAGTCTGGTTTTGTCGTTCCTTTTCCCGTTGTTCCCATTTTCTTTATGAacggggtttttttttgggggggggggggcgctctGCGggcagttccccaaccagggactgaagctgggcCGTAGTTCTCTCTCTAACTAGACAGTCACAGTGTCTCCCAGTGTCCAGGCCCAAGAGCCCACACCTTGAAAGAGCGGACGGAGGAACCCCACTGTCCGGCTGCCTCTGGTAATCATAGCGCGAGAAAGGCCCCTTCAGCACGGCGCCCGTGTGCTTCAGGTCCACGTTCTCCTCCACGGCGATGTTGCCCCAGTG encodes:
- the RPN1 gene encoding LOW QUALITY PROTEIN: dolichyl-diphosphooligosaccharide--protein glycosyltransferase subunit 1 (The sequence of the model RefSeq protein was modified relative to this genomic sequence to represent the inferred CDS: inserted 1 base in 1 codon) yields the protein MEAPAARLLPPLLLLLAACSPEPGRASSDAPPLVNEDVKRTVDLSSHLAKVTAEVVLAHAGGGSSPRAASFLLALEPELEARLAHLGVQVKGEDEEENNLEVRETRITGKSGRFFTVKLPVALDPGAKISVIVEAVYTHVLQPYPTQITQSEKQFVVFEGNHYFYSPYPTKTQTMRVKLASRNVESYTKLGNPTRSEDLLDYGPFRDIPAYSQDAFRVHSENNSPFLTITSMARVIEVSHWGNIAVEENVDLKHTGAVLKGPFSRYDYQRQPDSGXSSVRSFKTILPAAAQDVYYRDEIGNVSTSHLLILDDSVEMEIRPRFPLFGGWKTHYIVGYNLPSYEYLYNLGDQYALKMRLVDHVFDEQVIDSLTVKIILPEGAKNIQVDSPYEVSRGPDELHHTYLDTFGRPVIVAHKKNLVEQHIQDIVVHYTFNKVLMLQEPLLVVAAFYILFFTVIIYVRLDFSITKDPAAEARMKVACITEQVLTLVNRRLGLYRHFDETVNRYKQSRDVSTLNSGKKSLETEHKALTSEVALLQSRLKTEGSDLCDKVSEMQKLDAQVKELVLKSAVEAERLVAGKLKKDTYIENEKLISGKRQELVSKIDHILDAL